GTGCGGTCGTGTTGAGGAAGGCGGAGTGAAGCTCATCGTTCGGCTACTTGGTTTTGTCTCCGGGAGACGGAGGCTCTTCCAGTTCCGTCGACGCTGGTTCCTGTCCCCGAGAGGTGGAGGCTTCGTCAGCTCTGCCGTCGTCGGTCTAGATCCCGGGGGGTGAAGACGTTCATTGCTTTGCCTCGCCGACTTTTGGTTCCCTAGTTATGTCTTAGGGTTTGGTTTTCTCCTTCCTTTTAGTTTTACGCTTTTGGTTTGGTTAGGGTTGGTGGAGATCTCTTCGGAGGGCGATCGAAGCTCGACCATAGTTAACGGTGATGGTTCGCGTGAAGCTTTCCTCTCGGTGCTTGTGATGAATGGTGACAGATGAGATCTCGAACAGTCGATTGATGCTCTCTGATATTGGGTTCACTTGAGTTGAAGACGTTTGCGGTGGTGATGGTGTGGAGTTAATGAGCTCCGGTGGATCCGGGTGAATCGACAGTTGGTTATCCGGTGGTGTTTTGAAGCGAGGGCGACGTCGGAGCCGTAGCGTTTGTCCGCGCGACGACGGAACTCGTTTGTCTCCTAGGGTTTTCGTAGTTGGGCCTTGGGTCCAGATTTTTGTTGTATTTTGGCCCGTTTTCTTGGACTTATGTATGTTGTATTGTGGGCTTTTAGGCCCTTTAATCAAATATCTATTGATGGAAAAAAAAAATATTAAAAATGGACCCTTTTTTTTTCGATTCTGTGGGACTCAAATCTTGTGAGCTGTATGTAATAGCTTCGATCTCTAATCCGATTCTGTTTCCGAGCTCTCTTCTTCTCTGGCCAAGTCTAGCCCAAAGGTATGCAAAATTTCATGGTTTCAGGGCTTTAGCTTTTGATGTAATAGATGCTTCGTCCGATTCTACGCTGCCACTGACAAATTTGGTTTGCGATTGGGTCTGTCAACATTTGGCTGTGATTGAGAGACCAAAGCTGTCCGAAGGTCATCTCACAGTAACTTAATGCACTTGTTGTTTTAGTCATAAATAAATATATATATAAGAACATGTTGAATGCATTTTCCATACTTGAATGGACAATATCATCTTTATAAATGCGAGATCAATCAGGCTTTCGCATTATCTTCTCTGTTCCAATGGTTAATGGATTCCTCTAATCTTCTTCTGCATGACAGTTTCTACAGAAAATGACAACAATCCAAAGACTCCAAAGGCCATCATCCCCTTCCGGTTTTGCTGCTACTCTCATTCAGCCATCGTTTAAAAGGTGGGGAAGGAGACACCCTTTTGTACGATACGGACTTCCCATGATCTCTCTCACTGTTTTTGGAGCCCTTGGACTTAGCCAACTCCTCCAAGGCAGTAAAGACATCGCAAAGGTCAAAGACGACCAGGAATGGGAGATGACTGAGACAAGAAAATCTCTTTCTAAAACTGGACCTGTCGATGCTTATCAACCTAAATACACTTCAATCGAAGACGAGCTCAAGGTCACTTTTATTTAACGCATACCAAATAAAAAATTAAGAAGCTTTGATGAAGAACACTAAAAATGCTGACTGGTTTTTGTTTACTTGCTCACTGTGCAGGCTATGCAAGGGAAGATGGACATAAGCACGTACGAGTACAAGAAAATTCCAAAGCTTAACGAAGCCAAGTCCAGTTAATGTCAACTCTTTTAAAGAGTAGTTTCATGTATCAGAGTTTTTTTTCTTTTTTTTTTTTTGAATGAATGTTAAACGTATTCATGCAAAAACATATTTACATCATATGCAGCTGTTTTATGAATCAAAGAATCAATCTATGAAACTAAGAGACAAAATTCATATGATTAAGGGTCCACTCTAGAACCAAACCACATAGTAAGCCCTCCCTCCATTTTTCCCCTTCCTTGGAGTGAAAGCAACCAAATCCTAATAGTTTTGTCCACAAACTTTGCTAGACACTGAGCTTCTCTTTCTTGTTCTCCATGTCGTCGAGCATTGCGCTCTCTCCGTATTGAGTGGACAATTGCTTGGAAAACATATCAGATGAGAAAGTTCTCTATGGGAGTAAGACCAGAACCGGTGATGATCGCAATGAGCTTTTTAAATGTATCAGAGTTTTCTTCTTCTTCTTAGATGTGTTTCTGTGTTAGCTTTTTAAAGAACTCTTCACATAAACGCTCAAGTAGAAATGCCAAGTAAGTTTTGACCTTCCTAAACCATTAACAGAGATGGGTTGATAATAATACGTGCGTCTACAAAGTCTAAATAACTATTACTTCTCTGCATAATGCCCAAGTAAGTTTTTTTGTGTGCATATGCAACATACTTGTTTGATCTAATTAGTTGTTCTTGGCTTCTTGCGATCCCTTTTCTCTCTCTATATTTACGTAAACTAGCTTTCTTTGAAGCCTATTATGATTTTGTGAGAAGCAGAATCTACTTCGAAGCCAACTTATTTCTTTCTTTTTTCTCAGGTAGATAGTTAATGGTAGGATCTAGCTCCAAACACCTCAGTTCTTCGTATTGTACCAACATGCCATAGTTTGGGCCATAGTCCTGTTACCTAAACTTTGATACAGAGCATACACTATTGATTCTTTAGTGTTTTTGACAGTGTTAAGACATTTGAATCATAAGAGTACATGTTAAAGTTTAATTCAGACTAGTCTGTAAAGTTACTCAGTTCAATAGGGAAGAAGAAGCTCCGTCTCTCCCCTGCTCCTCCTCCTCGGTGTCCAAGTATATCTGTGGAGGCCCGGCTAAACTAAGTATGACCTGAAACCCACAACGAGTGCACGAATCAATCACCCATTAGATGCTTACTCTATAACCAATCGATAGGGATGATATTGTCTTGGCTGTTCAAGCTTGACCAGTAGATGGTAGCAGATTAACTTACAGGTAAGAAAACGAGCCCATGCAGGAAGCCGATTATAACCAAAGCCAAGTACATTTGAAAGTAATACACCTGTATGCACCAATACAATATCCATTTGAACTCAAGCAAGAGACCAACAACTGCATTAAGGCAACGTGTTTGGGTGTGTCCTTACCACAAATATCTCCGATCGTGCGAAGCAAAGCACCATCACTCCAACAAGTTTGGTGAGTGTGATCCCACTGTCCCCCAGCAAAATATTTTCATTCATTAAGTCCCACAAATTTGACTACCCAACCAATTAGACTAACTAACACCTTTGCATACAAGAAAAAGAAAAATGATTTGGAGAAAATTTAAGCTTCATCACCTGAAAACCGAAGCTCCCATGGTTTCCAGTGCCTTCCTCGCTCTTTGTTCTCTGTTCCCATTACTCATCTGCATTTATATAAGTGCAGGAAACAAACATTATTTTTCAGACACAATGTGGCATGGCTTGTAGAGCCAGCCAATATATGCAGTGTAGTTTTCGGGGGAAGGTTACAAAGGGAGGTGACATGTTCTTACCAGGAAGGCATGTGATATGTGCACGCAGAATTCTACAGCAATCCCGATTGACATTATCAAATTCACAACAGAAACCGCATTGAGTTGAATTCCCAAAACCACCATTACACCCTGCTCAATCATATCAACGATGATTATCTTTTCACTATAGCTACATATTAGCTTCCAGAATCGCATGAAACATGTACCATGAGGTCTGCGAGTATCATCACTAACACGAGAACAATGATGGCTGAACTCCAGGCACTGAAATTGACAGGTTAAATAATCAGAATCCAACATCAAGACATTGAATTTCAGCATAATGTATCGAGAGAGAACTGACCTGGAAGTGATTAATAAGCAAACAACAAATATAGCACCTGCCACAACAATATGGGAATTAAATAGTTGTATTTTGGTACAAGCTAGCAAAAACAAAATCAAAACACTGCTTTGGGATAGATGGGAAGCAAACCGATTGCTATAGCGAGGTTTGTCAAAGCTACGGTCCAGATATTCAGATATTGCTCAAAGAAAATGTAGAACACAGAATATGGAAAGATCTCAATCTGCATAAAATAAAGGCTTATTATATAGGAGCTTAGCAGAAGAAAAATAGACATTTGGTAGACCATCCTCCTTCTAGCAAAGCCAGCTACTAATCTATACTTTTTAAAGCATTATTCATCACCAGATTCAAACCTTCAGCAAATTAGACATTCTTGAACTGAACTCCCGAGCAGCTCGCAGTGAATTAACATAGTCACCCTGAGGAAATTTTCCAAAGACAATCAGGATATCTCAACTGTGAGTTTTCATTAGCAAGTTTCTTGCCAAAATCAATAGTGGCATACTTGTGTGTTAAGTGGTGTGTGGTATGTACGGAACTCAGATGCCTGTATAACACCAGTCTCATACCCTGAAAAAATTCAAGCGTTCCACAAAGAGGTTAAGACCAAAAGCGAATAAAATGAATCAGAGTAAAGAGAAAATAGATTTTATCAAAGCGAATTCTAGAGTACCTTTCAAATCCACGCTATTCGTATAAGCTCCATGACCACCTTTTGCACAGTCAGCCGAAGGCAAAGCATTTAGAAACCAGGGTAGTTTCTCCCTGAACTGAGCTGTAGATGGGCGATCCCGAACCAAATCTGAGTGTCGAAAGCACTGCAATGGA
The DNA window shown above is from Brassica oleracea var. oleracea cultivar TO1000 chromosome C3, BOL, whole genome shotgun sequence and carries:
- the LOC106332608 gene encoding uncharacterized protein LOC106332608, whose translation is MTTIQRLQRPSSPSGFAATLIQPSFKRWGRRHPFVRYGLPMISLTVFGALGLSQLLQGSKDIAKVKDDQEWEMTETRKSLSKTGPVDAYQPKYTSIEDELKAMQGKMDISTYEYKKIPKLNEAKSS